The genomic region ATTCTCTCATATTAGAGGATCAAAGGTCTCTGCCACAGTCGAGCCCCTGAATTTCATTataacagtgcacacacacttaaatagTCTTCTGTATGCATGTACATTTACATGGACACACATGGGGAGGGTATCGGCTGTGTTCACTTTTTTGAATTTTGAATGTGATTTCCAGTGATTATAGAAGAGGGTAAACTTTGGCCTTTTCAAGTTTCCCACTGAAGAGCCCAGCGTGTTCGTTTTGATTCGACTCCTCAGTCCGAGTTTTCTTTATCAACCGAGCGCTTGCACCAGAACTCAGAAGGGTGTCACTGATCACCCTCTGGCAGGAGGAGCATGTTTTATTCTCCTCAAGTACTTTCATGTCCTGGTGTGTGTGAacatcatgtgtttgtgtgtagtcaTGCCTGCACATGCTTAAACTGCACATGaatttgcctgtgtgtgtgttgctctgcgTCGTtgccctctccccctcttttgCGGCACTGGACCAAACCAGTCCTCTCCTCTGCGTCCAGAGGATTCTCCCACTGATGGCTGGCTGCACCAGCGCTGTGTTCTTTGACACTCACAGCTCCTCGGTGCTCCCACGATGCCCCGGTGCTGTCACCACTCGGCTGCACGGTGGCTGGCAAGAAGGGGGAGTGTAATTAGGGCGTATACCCAAGCCTGTACCAGggccagagagaggaaaagggaggaagaagaggagaggaggaggaggggggggctgctgaCAGTTTGACATCACTGGGGCACGGCGTCTCTGTAATTGCTGGCGTGCATATGGCGCGGGCCGATGTTGGAGGCTTGTGGGAGAACGAGGGGTTGGAGGAGTCAGAAATAGGAGGGAGAGCACAGACGGGATGCAGCGTCACAAGAAATGGATGGGGGGATGAGTTTGTGTCACAGAAAgtggggagaggagaaggatggagggaggaggaatgcAGATTGGGGGGGTTGGGTGGTGGAAACACGACCTtagcagtgaagaagaagatggaggtgaATGACATGTGTAGCAGGGGTGCAGCATGTTGACACAGCACACGCCTGTTATTACATACATGCACGTACACGCacatacacctacacacagCTGGTGCAGCTACGAAAACATTTCCGCTTGTGTATTcatgcccgtgtgtgtgtgttagtgtgtgtgtgtgtgtgtgtgtgcagatgcttACACTGGCTCATGTGCTATTGTGTTCTCTAGACCAACAATTTAGTGTCTCTGTTTGGCTGTAATTAGTGCACACAGGTAATAGAGGTATCGTACgtggccacacacacattcgctgGGGGGGATATTGAtcacaggagtgtgtgtgtgtgagtgcgcgtgtgtgtgtccagagcaAGGGACCCTGATCGATTGTGTTCTGTCCGGTTGATAGATCACCAATTCTGCACACTGGCTATTGAGCAGGAAGCAGCTCTGGGGATACCTGCCTCCCGGGTCTCACCTAGCCCCACATGACTCACTGTTTTATCTTATTCTGAAGAAATAGACAACATCACAGGTTCAGAGTTAACATGGATTTCTATTTCAGTTTTAGTTGTTATTTTGTCGCACCAtccagccccccctccctccgaccgtctcctgtcccccccccccccctcattgcTCCATCCATCTTTGAAACCCTCCGCTGGAGCATCTCACGGCTCCCGTCACGTCTATCTCTTTCATTTCGGTTTtcatctcttctgtctcctccttttTCACTCAATTCTTCCACTCATTGATCCTTTTGGTCTCGTCTCTGTCCGCCTACTTAACTCCAGACTCGTTTGCCAACCACCGCCACTGCCACTGCCGCCTCCTCCCCATTCCACGGTCCTTTTCCCTCCTGTGTTCCCCTCCAATGGTTCCCAgcactctcttcctctctcctccgctctgtCACCCCTCCATAAAGACTCCCAGTGACAGACCAGCACCTTCTGCCCAAGCCACATTCGGCCCCTTCATTCTTCTCTCCTGCGCTCCAATGTGAAGGAGAGACCAATTAAAGTcggcttcctctcctcttccacgCCGTTGTtgccctctctgtgtctctcactcaGACTCTCCGGGGTCGCTAATTAAAACACTCCACTTtcctttttatactttttttttccacctgtTCATGCGGCGTATCTCCTCCTCTGACTTTCTTTATTCTGCCTTTCTTCTTTAACCTGTTTCAACAACTCTCTGTTCATCAGTCtccgtctgtctttctctgggCCTCGTCTCACTTCGCTCCATCACTCACATATTTTCCATCCATTTCTCACAAATGTCTCATTTCTTGTCCCCTCGTTTTGTCTCGTCATGCTGCTATAATCAATTTACCCTCTACGtacctctctgtctttgtcctaCATGTGCCTCCCTGAGTCGTTCTCTCATGCTCCCTTTCTCCATATTAGTTTGTACATGGGTAACTCTTTATACTGTTGCTGACAGGAAGTCTAAAGGAGCATACATTATGCAGCCCTTCTGTTCTAATGATGCGGTCTTGTCCAGAGTTGTTGTTATGCCTGAAGCCAGTCAACCTTGACTGAAGACACGGTtgtgcatgcacacgcacgtcCACTTCAGTCCGTacacgcctgtgtgtgtgtgtgtagagggagaggggagagcgGAGCGAGTCGGCTTTATTTTACACTGAATTCCCCTCAGATGTTTTGATTAGCATACAAGGATTTCTATCTGTCTCTAAACACTGTTCCCTTGCCAGTCTGGAAATGAAATGAACATGTATCATTGTGCATCAAATCCCCAAACATCCTTTAACACTCGCACTCCGCTTTATGACCCTGTGTAATTGTCATATGTAATATTGATGAACGATCAATCTGCTGGAACTATCCACATTCCTCCAGGCGCAAAGGAATTaccttctctgtctgtctatgcTTAATCACCAACTCTCTTTTCCCTTCAGTCACGTATCACTCTGTGATCGCCACGTGAAATATTAACGACATTGTCTTTCTGCATTCCAGGTTAACGGCAGGAGATCTGTCCATCCAGGTGAATCTGAACGACTACCTGGACATCATCTGCCCCCACTTCCCCAACAAGGAAACCCTGGGCCCCCGGCAGCCGGAgactctggccctctacctgtTGGGGGAGGCAACGTTCCAGGGCTGCGTGGAGACCAAAGGAGCGATCAAGAGATGGGAGTGTAACACCCCCTTTGCTCCATTTGGACCGGTGCACTTCTCTGAGAAGATCCAGAGGTTCACACCCTTCTCACTGGGGTTTGAGTTTCTCCCAGGGCACCACTACTACTACAGCTGTAAGTAaagtatacatacatacatcatATAAACCTATAtatctccgccaaggcccacAAATCCCCTTATATTCAATCCAGCTTCAccaaatttgacattttcataaaaactgGATATTTTTTCAATCCATGCAGTtttcaaaaaactaaaatccagctctggatttgcaccaaatttaaTTTTTCATACCATATCCTTTTACCAAGCTTTTGGGAAATTCTTCCTTTaaattttgtgtaatcttgcttatagacaaacaaacaaaagcacctACTAGGTGGAAGTAATATCGACAATTACATTTCCTAAAGCTCGAGATGACATCCCAAAGAGCCGACAGTCAAATACCCAAATGGTTTCAGTTTCGCTCTACCAGATGTTCCCCTCACAACACATTTTTGCAACTCACTGACAAAAGCCCCAGATCAGAGCTGAATCTGCATTCTCCAATCACCATGAGTGATCTCTTCAAAGACCTGATTAGAGAGGCTCGTCAACACAGCACTTCCTCTAGCAGGCGGAATATCCAGACGATGGCGAcaacagcagccaatcagagaggacCGCACGTACAAGTTGTGTATGTAGTCTAAAGTTGGATTTGGCAAAAGGCGAAAAAAAACCTTCATCAATGACTAATGGCTTATTAAACAAAATCAAGCTTTTAAACAGCTAACATGTGTGTCAAATCCTATCAGTTCATAAAATTATGGTTTTATTACAACAGTccacatttaaaaagcactgaAGTTTAATACTCAACCTTGATCACAAGACTTGTGTGATTCCAACTAGGCTGAAAAGTGTTTTTAAGAGTTTTTgtgataaatgtattttttagtgAAACAATGATCATTCGCTCCGGGCTCCATATCCTGAGAGCCGAGTAAAACGACCCAAAAAGAGAGAAGATGTGTAAATATTTGATGTTTCACTTCATCAGCCTGTGCAAAGACACCGGTGTTAAAGCATGTGAGCAGGCAGCCCCAGTCTTTTAAGGGGTGAGGCGTCTTTAACCAGTGTTGAGTTCTTGCAAACAGCAGCATATGGATTTAATATCTTTCCATAAATTCACACTGAATCCGATTTAATCCTTTTAGGCCCTTACTGAGTTTTAGTGATGCTCTCCTGTTTCTCCAGTGCAGCGTCTGCGCTCCTCACTCGTTTATTTCAACCCAGTGGAGGagcaaagggagggagagagacaggagatggCTTAGTGGCTGTAAAATcagtttacattttcttttttcccactTTGTACAACTCCTGGTGTCAGTCCAACCAAGAGGGGGAGGACATGAAACAAGGCAGAGAATGAAAGAGTCAAGTGAATGCGCGCTATGGAAGGGTgacaacaaagagacagaggggcCGCAAAGTGTAGGAGGAAGAAATGGAGATCAATACGTGACGACAGTGAaggggaaggagaaaaaaaaggcaggCAGAGAAGCAGACAGAGGTAGAGAAGCGTGGAGgagtgacagagggagagaaagagcaaaAGATGGACACAGTCTGACAGTacaggaaggggaggggggagagagggatgagagaggcCAGATGAGTGGAATCCACACTGGAGGAAGAAAAGGGAGAGCAACAAAAGCGACGGAGAAAAGGGATAGATGAGactaaaggagagaaagaatctTTACATAAATTACTGTTGCGGTCTGAAGGACAATGGAGCATTGTGAGGGCATGAGAGAgtggttccacacacacacacgctaacacacacgcatgtatatatgtacacacacacacacacacacactggcctaTTGTGGTTGCTCAGGCCAGTTCACAGAGAAGCAACAAtgggtgcccccccccacccctggtCGGGCCGCATCAGGCTCAGagcgattgtgtgtgttttgtccacaTCAAAGATAAGGCGTAAAGTTGGTCCAAATGTCTGGCTCTGGGGTCTGTGAGCTGAATGGGCCCGCAGCACTGGAGACACTATAAGGGCATTAGCCTGGGAGAACAGTACAATAGTATTAGAAACACTAATGGCATTAGCTGGCTCAGTCTGAGCTGGGCTCAGCTCCTCTCACTGGCTCCCACAGACTATGACACTGACAAGCCACTGGGTCTGTGGGTCACTGACCCGCTGCCCAGTGGATCTGCATGTCTGGATCcccacaaacaggaaacaccttAACATCCTCTGCAGTCAGCTGCTGAACCAAAGACTTCAAAGCACCAAAACCTTTTAGTTTTAGCATTTTAAAATGATGCAAATAACTAGTTCAATGTTGCCCCAAACCACAATGAAAGTAGATTTACAGGTGCACACAACACATACAAGTTTCCAAAACCCATTAAAACCTGATGAAGACGCCCGTATTTTCTTCAAGGCTAATGCTGAATCACAAAGGGGACCAGAGTGCAGTCATTGTCTATGACGACAACGGCGACTTCTCCAGTTCAGGTTTCTGTGtgctgagtcgagcttcaccaaCCTGTggatgaacaggtgaacagctctgtgAGCAGCAGCGGGGGCTGCAGGggtctgtggactgagtcctgctGCACTTTTACAACTCTGAAAAATAAACTGCTAAATCAATCCCTGTGTGAAAGTCTGAATTCTGAGTGAATAATCCACTAGTGGCCTCAAAATGCCACAATGCAACAAAAAGGCTTTCTGCCAAAGACTCCAATGACAATACACTTGTCAGTGATGACAGGAAACGACAGTGATTAATAAGCTCAGTGTTTGAAATCTTAATTATCCGCTCAATGTACCGTAAACCACTAATTGTCGATTATACTGGGAGTGGTAACTGAATGAGTGAACAAGGGAGTGATCAAGAGTCTGGGTGTTTTCAATCAatttttaatttcctttctGCTGTGATATTGTTCTGCATACAGTAGTTCTTCATTCTTCTGCAATGTTAGGGTCCGTAATACAATATATGAAACTTCTCCTTAAAGTAATGATAATGTGTAATGCCCCTGAggcttgtctctctgtctgtctgtctgtcccattCCTGTGGACCTGATATTTCAAGAATGCCCAAAAGGTTCAGTTTGGCTCCAGGATAAACTCGAGGTGACGGTGTCCTCGCGAAACCCTTTTTTAACCTTGTGAACGTGTCATGAGAAAACCCTTTCAAATTTTGCACAAATAGTCACTTAAATTCACCAATGATTTGGGTGGTAAAAGGTCAAGTTCAAGGTCGTctcacaaaatatgtttttgtcgCATGCACTCAAAGATTTTATCTCAGGGCTCAAAGGTAAAGATCATGGGGACTTCATATGAGTCACCATGATCTATgagttctgtgcatgtgtgtgtgttgatttaaaCCGTTAATATTGAGCAATGCCGTAGTCCCACCTCTTGAATTGATAACCAGAAGTGAGACAGACTGTTTGCCATCATATGCTCAGCTTGTGCACCGGCTCCCTGTTGAGTTAGCAGCTGTTTGTGAGTTATTCAAATATAAAGCCCTTTAAATGCACTTTCCAGACAGATTTGTTTTGTAGAACCGATGCTGAACCGACAGGTAATATAGTTGATGTTTTCCCATGTGAGCCGTGTTCAGAACTGATATCGGAGCTGTCGCCTGCTTTTATGGCTTCACTCtcaattgtgtgttttattgtttttatttagctgCGTAGGTAAGTGCGATGTGTGTCAAGTCTCCGTGACACAGCGAGATGGTGTAATTCTTTATCCTGCTATCATGAGGTATTGATGTGGTGAAACCAGGAAAACAACCTCGCTGTTGGGCTCATAATCAGAATTTTTCACAAGTAGAGATTTGATGGAAGCACTCCATCCAGcaaatatcttttatttaacaCTTTTTGAGAATATGTTATTGGCTTCAAGTTGCTCATCTacaccttttctctttttttgttctttgcAGCTCTACCCACAGATGAAGGGCCTGTTCTGCCATGTATGAAGTTGcgtgtcactgtgtgttgtgAGCCCAGTGAGTACACTCCTCTTTTCATCTGCTCCTCCTTTCATGCTTCTCCTCTGTGCACCAAGGAACTCTCAGCAGCTCAGATCTCTGCTATCAGGACGGTCCAGCATCGTGCATAAACCGCAACTTATCGCGTTacccttctctccttctcacaAAGTCTGAGGCTCTAATGCTCCATGTTTTTTGCATCGACATCACCCGGGGGGATGAGTCTTTTAAAAACAGCACTCATCTCTCCATTTTGGCTTTTTTAATCTAATCAgattgaatttttttaaagtgcaaccctcttcttctctcttcgcCTCccctttagctttttttttttacctccttGTCCCCCACATTCTCCCACTCTCCATCGCCCTGGGTGGAATTCCCAGAGTTGATATAATCCAGAGCCCGCCTGGAGCAACGTTAGTCTTCCAGTCCAGTGAGCTGCCTGTTCCGGTTGGGAATGTTGCCCAGTCACTGTGGGAATCCCTGTAcagttgttagtgtgtgtgcatgtgcgtgtgtgtgagtgcgagtGAGCATTACTATGACAAGTCTTGTGTCTGTGGACCTCCTGCATGAGTCTAGTGTTCTTTGCGTGTGTCCTCTGGCAGTTTAATTTGTTcaagttggtgtgtgtgtgatttccgAGACGTCTGTCCCAGTTCCCATCCCAGTGCTATCTGCAGGGTGCTTGTCGTGCTGTCCCATTCTGAACTAACACACTTTGGTTGTGTGtccctacgtgtgtgtgtgtgtacgagaaGTTACCACTACGTTCCCACATGCCTTCAATAGCAAATTCCTCCCATACCCGCCACCTTGATTAAATGGGAGTCAGTTTGGCTTcaaggaaaagaaaatattaaaaaacctggaataaaaagaaaagcccGATCCGTCTCTT from Pleuronectes platessa chromosome 10, fPlePla1.1, whole genome shotgun sequence harbors:
- the si:dkey-246i14.3 gene encoding ephrin-A4 isoform X2 — its product is MALGTPGALATWRATILLLHLISAAVAKRHVVFWNSTNTRLTAGDLSIQVNLNDYLDIICPHFPNKETLGPRQPETLALYLLGEATFQGCVETKGAIKRWECNTPFAPFGPVHFSEKIQRFTPFSLGFEFLPGHHYYYSSLPTDEGPVLPCMKLRVTVCCEPTEGSKQTQVTAPLSSASSLRTAPLLLILSLHLLTT
- the si:dkey-246i14.3 gene encoding ephrin-A4 isoform X1; protein product: MALGTPGALATWRATILLLHLISAAVAKRHVVFWNSTNTRLTAGDLSIQVNLNDYLDIICPHFPNKETLGPRQPETLALYLLGEATFQGCVETKGAIKRWECNTPFAPFGPVHFSEKIQRFTPFSLGFEFLPGHHYYYSSLPTDEGPVLPCMKLRVTVCCEPTAEGSKQTQVTAPLSSASSLRTAPLLLILSLHLLTT